The Brassica rapa cultivar Chiifu-401-42 chromosome A10, CAAS_Brap_v3.01, whole genome shotgun sequence genome segment GCAAAATTAACAACAAAACCATTGGTCAAAgaaaataatttcggtttgttTTGTAGTGAGTGAGAAAGCATGACTAATGTAAAAGCAAAAATTTATACATAGATACACATGCctatatatacattataatttaattattctaTATAATCACCCAAACCGACAGGCAAAAGAGGATACCCGCAAAAAACAATccatgtaaataaataaaagtatacACATCTCTCTCCAATGGATGATCAAATAGAGAAGATGATTCAAGAACAAGAACCGATGGCTGAGACCATGCCAAATGTTATAACGGCGTTGTCATCTCTCCTACAAAGAGTTTCAGAGACGAACGACGATCTGAGCCGTCCGTTATGGGAGCACCAGAGGATCTCAGCTTTCAGTGCATTGACCAAACCTTCTATATCGATCAGAAGCTATATGGAGAGGATCTTCAAGTACGCAAACTGTAGCGACTCGTGTTACATAGTCGCGTATATATATTTGGACCGGTTCATACAAAAGCAGCCATTTGTGCCTATTGACTCCTTTAATGTCCATAGGCTCATCATCACGAGCGTCTTGGTCTCTGCCAAATTCATGGATGACATGTAAGTTTTCTCAGTGTATACTATTTTTGTATGGTGACTCTGGTCTACGGTAATCACTTTTCTAAAGCATTATTTGAATTTGATAAACTTTAGGTGCTACAATAACGCATATTATGCAAAAATTGGAGGAATAACCACAGAGGAGATGAACTTGTTAGAGCTGGATTTCTTATTTGGAATTGGATTCCAGTTAAATGTGACGTTGTCTACTTACAACAACTATTGTTCTTCACTACAGAGAGAGATGGTTATGAGGAATATGTACTCTCCGCTTTTAGAGCCTTCTTTCTTGACTCTCAAGAGTCTTCAGATCAGTTTGTATGACGAAGATTCACTATCTATTCATCAGAATAAGCAACTCACAACAGCTGTTTGATACATTATATCACTTGTGATATTGTGTAACCATGTGCTGAAGGATATGTTACAACatttttgaaaactttaaaactcTTTTGGTTGTTACAAAATTTCACGGAAATACAAGATGTAACCGATTTTTGAAATTCCTTAACACTTATATTTACTGATTTTTCACATTTCAGAAACTTGAAATTTAAGTTTCAAGAGCAAGAAAATTTgggtgtgtttttttttggaagagTATACAGTATATAAATACACAAAAGTGAATGTATTTTTgcagttttaaatatttagttaatagtttatatattatgCACATGAAAGGaggaaaaatcaaaataatattttttattcaatttgtTAAATTCaattgatttgttttcttttccatTTCGGAACCTCAATGCTTTTTCAGCAACAAtgaaaccaaaaaagaaaaaacacagAGAATTGAAACAGAGTATATATGGGGAAATCCCATAGAATTAAGCTTCCCAACCACGCAACTGGGTGGCTCGAGCGACTCGGTTAACTCCAAGGGTGAAAGCTCCCATACGGAGGTTGCAAGAATGAGTATGGCACATAGACTTGATGTTGTGAAAGGCTCGAGTCATGTACTTCTGGAGCTCCAGGTTCACTTTCTCCTCTTCCCACATAAACCCTTGAATGTTCTGCACCCACTCAAAGTAACTCACCGTCACTCCTCCTGCGTTTGCGTATATATCTGGAAGTATAATCACTCCTTTCTTCGACAGAATCTGCCAATAAATACAATTTAAGGATTAGATATCATAAGCGGTTGTAAAGATGGATTGTTATCAATGCTGCTGCTGCATTACCTCATCAGCATCTGGATCGGTTGGATGGTTTGCTGCCTCTATTATGAACTTTGCCTTGACATCTCCAGCATTCTccctaaccaaaaaaaataaaagaatcagAAAGTTGTATCTCTCTATGGATTTAACGAGAGAGAGTTGTTGTTCATACTTGTTGAGGACACCACCCAGAGCACAAGGAATGAGAACATCACACTCATGGAGCAGCAGCTCCTCAGAGTCCATAGCGTCTCCACCGTTGAAATCCTTGAGACTTCCGGTCGCGTCCTTGTGTTTCAGAAGAGCGTTGATGTCGATGCCTTCAGGGTTTCTCACCGCGCCTGTAATGTCGCTCACCGCAACCACTTTCCCACCTTTCTCGTGGATCAGCTTGGCTGCCCATGTTCCAACATTCCCAAAACCCTGTCATCACAAACACCAAACCAAACCTCTCAACTCTCTGATACAACACTAAGGCTCTTCTACTAGGACCGACGATTTAGTAAAGATttcaatataattaaaaaaaacaaatttggggttttttttaaataaatttaaggaCCGATGtctatgtaatatattttcCAAAAATTTGGGAGCCAT includes the following:
- the LOC103847057 gene encoding cyclin-U4-2 yields the protein MDDQIEKMIQEQEPMAETMPNVITALSSLLQRVSETNDDLSRPLWEHQRISAFSALTKPSISIRSYMERIFKYANCSDSCYIVAYIYLDRFIQKQPFVPIDSFNVHRLIITSVLVSAKFMDDMCYNNAYYAKIGGITTEEMNLLELDFLFGIGFQLNVTLSTYNNYCSSLQREMVMRNMYSPLLEPSFLTLKSLQISLYDEDSLSIHQNKQLTTAV